From Vibrio crassostreae, one genomic window encodes:
- a CDS encoding DUF2489 domain-containing protein, translating to MNVTLLAIAGGIIILGLGSYAGYLLLQVKKQTELQKQHQALAIEKRNATIYENVNTLCLAGIQGQCDLPEISIRVCIIMDNVQGDERVDFDSEYPAITELYHIVKDMARGDARQELTKKERMQQNLTRHKAETRLNDAVIEDLKRLQEKVKPLNNQINIQMI from the coding sequence ATGAACGTAACCTTATTAGCAATTGCTGGTGGAATTATCATTCTCGGCTTGGGCTCTTACGCAGGTTACCTTCTACTTCAAGTGAAGAAGCAGACGGAGTTGCAAAAGCAGCATCAAGCACTTGCCATTGAAAAACGTAACGCGACGATTTACGAAAACGTAAATACTTTGTGCTTAGCGGGCATTCAAGGGCAATGTGACTTACCTGAGATCAGTATCCGAGTGTGTATCATTATGGATAATGTTCAGGGTGATGAGCGTGTCGATTTTGATTCTGAGTATCCTGCTATTACTGAGTTGTACCATATCGTAAAAGATATGGCTCGCGGAGATGCAAGACAGGAACTGACGAAGAAAGAACGCATGCAGCAGAATCTCACACGCCATAAGGCAGAGACTCGCTTGAATGATGCGGTCATTGAAGATCTGAAAAGGTTGCAAGAGAAGGTTAAGCCTCTCAACAACCAAATCAACATTCAGATGATCTAG
- the hemN gene encoding oxygen-independent coproporphyrinogen III oxidase → MSSKPVTTNQQIVWDQEILNKYNYSGPRYTSYPTALEFHEAFTVADYDMACTQYPERPLSLYVHIPFCHKLCYYCGCNKVITRHSHKADEYLDVIEHEIRQRASLLNGREVTQLHFGGGTPTFLTKTQITRLMMILREEFNFTADAEISIEVDPREIELDVLDHLRNEGFNRLSIGVQDFNKEVQKLVNREQDEEFIIAMVQRAKELGFRSTNLDLIYGLPKQTQALFAETLKQVLEMKPGRLSVFNYAHMPQLFAAQRKIKDEDLPEAKEKMAILQDTIETLTGAGYQFIGMDHFALPEDELAVAQREGILHRNFQGYTTQGEADLIGFGVSAISMVGDAYAQNQKELKKYYAQVNDLRHALWKGVALDSDDLLRREVIKQLICNFKLDKTMIESEFSVNFNRYFKEDLELLQTFINDDLVEVDDKEIRVTLRGRLLIRNICMCFDKYLRAKARQQQFSRVI, encoded by the coding sequence ATGTCGAGCAAGCCAGTAACAACGAATCAGCAAATCGTTTGGGATCAAGAGATCTTAAACAAGTACAACTATTCGGGACCTCGTTACACCTCATACCCAACTGCGTTGGAGTTTCATGAAGCGTTTACCGTCGCTGATTACGACATGGCGTGTACTCAATATCCTGAGCGTCCACTCTCTCTTTACGTGCATATCCCATTCTGTCACAAGCTTTGTTATTACTGTGGTTGTAATAAAGTCATTACTCGTCACTCGCATAAAGCGGATGAGTACCTTGATGTGATCGAACATGAAATCCGCCAACGCGCCTCTTTATTGAATGGTCGTGAAGTGACTCAATTGCACTTCGGTGGTGGTACGCCAACGTTTTTGACCAAAACACAAATCACTCGCTTGATGATGATTCTGCGTGAGGAATTTAACTTCACCGCTGACGCTGAGATCAGTATTGAAGTTGACCCGCGTGAGATTGAGCTAGACGTACTTGATCACCTGCGTAATGAAGGCTTCAACCGTTTGAGTATTGGTGTACAAGACTTCAATAAAGAAGTGCAGAAGTTGGTTAACCGTGAGCAAGATGAAGAGTTCATCATTGCGATGGTTCAACGTGCGAAAGAATTAGGTTTCCGCTCAACTAACCTTGATTTGATTTACGGCCTACCGAAGCAGACTCAAGCTTTGTTCGCTGAAACATTGAAGCAAGTGCTGGAGATGAAACCGGGTCGTTTATCGGTATTTAACTACGCACACATGCCTCAGTTGTTTGCTGCTCAGCGTAAGATTAAAGACGAAGACCTACCGGAAGCGAAAGAGAAAATGGCGATCTTACAAGATACCATCGAGACGCTAACGGGTGCGGGTTACCAGTTCATCGGTATGGACCACTTTGCTCTACCTGAAGATGAGCTAGCGGTTGCCCAGCGTGAAGGCATTCTGCATCGTAACTTCCAAGGCTACACCACTCAAGGTGAAGCTGACCTAATTGGTTTCGGTGTTTCTGCGATCTCTATGGTGGGTGATGCTTACGCGCAAAACCAAAAAGAGTTGAAGAAGTACTACGCTCAGGTGAATGATTTGCGTCATGCACTTTGGAAAGGTGTGGCACTAGACAGTGATGACCTTCTACGCCGTGAAGTGATCAAGCAGCTTATCTGTAACTTCAAGCTTGATAAAACCATGATCGAGTCTGAATTCTCGGTTAACTTTAATCGCTACTTCAAAGAAGATTTAGAGCTTCTACAAACCTTCATCAACGATGATTTGGTTGAAGTCGATGACAAAGAAATCCGCGTAACTCTGCGTGGCCGTTTGCTGATCCGTAACATCTGTATGTGTTTTGATAAATACCTACGTGCAAAGGCTCGCCAGCAGCAATTCTCTCGCGTTATCTAA
- the gepA gene encoding phosphodiesterase GepA: protein MSLKTQITLRTAVVLPFVMIFLFTMGVMVFTQKLSYKEMVSDVSARQLTSLTDNVHQSLSNFLEKPFHANLSLSHNIGYHHLYQAGNLSKVQDYIFYTFSDHYTAVPQLDVIGFGSEDGNYVGFRKEANKGYTLMVQDERTNDQLVIYRGSKISEDIRSVISGYDPRIRPWYTPVATQKKPLWSPIYANADERQEITLSALAPIYDDNEFKAVVVSDIKINTFNAFLRKLKDRTDASVYIIDKQQRLVAHSGGGSVVSWGTGKTNKGQRLLATESANPVIRESASYVDQFHLIDNLGEQRFSFRLDNERYFNQITPYEDEHGLTWFIGVSIPESNLLGELPENQRNSWLLGLALSCIGVIAGLIAFNRVTQPITSTADAAKRLAKGDWDTSMPKTGHIYETSMLVESFNEMTNNLKASFHALQSQVTYDSLTKLYSREGFIDAAKKHPDNEKGTLYLIGIDRFRDINDSLGHYNGDQLLIISAARLRGTLPSEYLLARTGGDEFAIYAPNVTQSDDVQLLTNRLLQTFASPFSMESESVVIKVSMGIVKVSNLHDITLLLRSSSIALSNAKQDKTNVSIYSPEMGKASRHRTKMLARMNRAIELQQFEPFYQPIIDLESGSTIGAEALARWITDEGVISPLEFIPLAEESGLIYDIGKQILHKSCRDTAIAIESGKWSKDFSIHVNLSVDQLSESGFVEQVKGTLRDTKLPASNLTLEITESRIVDNDPTIIDNMLTLKALGVSIAIDDFGTGYSSLAYLQKLPFDCLKIDRSFVSKLEKENLDSSIVAAIVNITKGFKVSLVAEGVETQQQAELLKQLQCPLAQGFLYSRPVPFDQWPTDLSNSKQSAKVKQNITESLT, encoded by the coding sequence ATGTCTTTGAAAACACAAATTACTTTGAGGACCGCTGTGGTTCTGCCATTCGTGATGATTTTTCTGTTCACTATGGGCGTAATGGTTTTCACTCAAAAGCTAAGCTACAAAGAGATGGTGAGTGATGTTAGTGCTCGCCAACTAACATCACTGACTGATAATGTTCATCAAAGCCTGTCTAATTTTTTAGAAAAGCCATTTCATGCGAACCTCTCGCTCAGCCATAACATCGGCTACCACCACCTTTATCAAGCGGGTAATCTCAGCAAGGTCCAAGATTATATTTTTTATACGTTTTCAGATCATTACACTGCTGTACCTCAACTCGATGTGATTGGCTTTGGTTCTGAAGATGGTAACTACGTCGGTTTCCGCAAAGAAGCCAACAAAGGCTACACCTTGATGGTGCAAGACGAACGCACTAATGATCAGTTGGTCATCTACCGTGGCAGTAAGATCAGTGAAGACATTCGCTCGGTAATTTCAGGTTACGATCCAAGAATCCGTCCTTGGTACACACCCGTTGCGACACAGAAAAAACCGTTATGGTCACCAATTTATGCCAATGCTGACGAGCGCCAAGAAATCACCTTATCTGCTCTCGCGCCTATCTATGATGATAATGAATTCAAAGCCGTCGTCGTCAGCGACATCAAGATCAATACCTTCAATGCTTTCCTCAGAAAACTCAAAGATAGAACGGATGCCTCTGTTTACATCATCGATAAACAGCAACGCTTGGTCGCGCATTCAGGCGGAGGCAGTGTCGTTTCATGGGGCACAGGAAAAACCAACAAAGGCCAACGCTTACTGGCAACAGAGAGTGCTAACCCCGTCATACGTGAAAGCGCCAGTTACGTAGACCAATTCCACCTAATCGATAATTTGGGCGAGCAGCGCTTTAGCTTCCGCCTAGACAACGAACGCTACTTCAACCAAATTACCCCTTACGAAGATGAACACGGCCTCACGTGGTTTATTGGGGTGTCGATCCCTGAAAGTAATCTGCTCGGTGAATTGCCAGAAAATCAAAGAAACAGTTGGTTGCTAGGGCTAGCACTGAGTTGCATTGGGGTCATTGCTGGGTTAATTGCCTTTAATCGCGTAACCCAACCGATAACCTCGACAGCGGATGCGGCAAAACGCCTTGCTAAGGGCGATTGGGACACGAGCATGCCAAAGACGGGGCATATCTATGAAACTAGCATGTTGGTGGAGTCATTCAATGAAATGACCAACAACTTAAAGGCCTCGTTTCACGCGTTACAGTCTCAGGTTACCTATGACTCATTAACTAAGCTATACAGTCGTGAAGGCTTTATTGACGCTGCCAAGAAACATCCTGACAACGAAAAAGGCACGCTGTATTTGATTGGTATTGATCGCTTCCGAGACATCAATGACAGCCTAGGTCATTACAATGGTGATCAGCTGCTTATCATTTCGGCCGCACGCTTAAGAGGCACACTACCATCCGAATACCTGCTGGCTCGTACTGGTGGTGATGAGTTTGCCATCTATGCACCAAACGTTACGCAAAGCGATGATGTTCAGCTCCTGACTAATCGCTTACTTCAAACCTTCGCTTCCCCATTTTCAATGGAGTCGGAGAGCGTGGTGATTAAGGTATCGATGGGGATAGTGAAGGTCTCGAATCTCCACGACATCACACTACTGTTACGCAGCAGCAGTATTGCATTGAGCAATGCGAAACAAGACAAAACCAATGTCAGTATTTATAGCCCTGAAATGGGTAAAGCATCAAGACATCGAACCAAGATGCTGGCGCGGATGAATCGAGCTATTGAGCTTCAGCAGTTCGAACCGTTTTACCAGCCTATTATTGACCTGGAATCCGGGTCAACTATTGGAGCTGAAGCTTTAGCTCGCTGGATAACCGATGAAGGGGTGATCTCGCCACTCGAGTTCATTCCTCTCGCGGAAGAGAGCGGGCTCATTTACGATATCGGAAAACAAATTCTACATAAGTCGTGTCGAGATACAGCCATCGCGATTGAGTCAGGAAAGTGGAGCAAAGATTTCTCGATTCACGTAAATCTATCGGTCGATCAGCTAAGCGAAAGTGGCTTTGTTGAACAAGTAAAAGGCACGTTGCGAGACACAAAGCTGCCAGCAAGCAACCTGACACTAGAGATCACCGAATCACGCATCGTCGACAACGACCCGACCATCATCGATAACATGCTGACACTAAAAGCGTTAGGGGTCTCAATCGCAATTGATGATTTTGGTACTGGCTACTCTTCCCTAGCCTATCTGCAAAAGCTGCCATTTGATTGCCTGAAAATCGATCGTAGCTTCGTTAGCAAGCTAGAAAAAGAGAACCTAGATAGCTCCATCGTCGCGGCCATCGTTAACATCACTAAGGGTTTCAAAGTGAGCTTGGTGGCCGAAGGCGTTGAAACACAGCAACAGGCAGAATTACTCAAGCAACTACAATGCCCGCTTGCTCAAGGATTCTTATACAGCCGTCCAGTTCCGTTTGACCAATGGCCTACCGACCTCAGCAACTCCAAGCAAAGTGCCAAGGTCAAACAAAATATCACTGAGAGCCTCACCTAG
- the glnG gene encoding nitrogen regulation protein NR(I): MSKGYVWVVDDDSSIRWVVEKTLSSADIKCETFADAESVLLALERETPDVLVSDIRMPGIDGIELLHQVHQRSPDLPVIIMTAHSDLDAAVNAYQKGAFEYLPKPFDIDETLTLVERAIAHSQEQKREQASEVAEDTNAPEIIGEAPAMQEVFRAIGRLSRSSISVLINGESGTGKELVAHALHRHSPRAKKPFIALNMAAIPKDLIESELFGHEKGAFTGANSVRQGRFEQANGGTLFLDEIGDMPLDIQTRLLRVLSDGQFYRVGGHSAVKVDVRIVAATHQDLERLVHEGDFREDLFHRLNVIRIHIPALRERKQDIEKLTHHFLASAAEELGVEVKTLHPETILKLNQLNWPGNVRQLENICRWLTVMASGSEILPSDLPPELLEEKVVTTSGTGDNWQQLLANWAKCALDSGEKELLTYALPEFERILLEAALNHTNGHKQDAAKVLGWGRNTLTRKLKELY, from the coding sequence ATGAGTAAGGGATACGTTTGGGTCGTCGATGACGACAGTTCTATCCGCTGGGTAGTAGAGAAAACACTTTCATCTGCGGATATAAAGTGTGAAACATTTGCTGATGCTGAGAGCGTATTACTTGCGCTTGAACGCGAGACTCCTGACGTATTGGTGTCTGATATTCGTATGCCCGGCATTGACGGGATTGAGCTGTTGCATCAGGTTCATCAACGCTCTCCCGACCTGCCCGTAATCATCATGACCGCGCACTCAGACCTCGATGCTGCGGTGAATGCTTATCAAAAAGGCGCCTTTGAGTATCTACCAAAGCCGTTCGACATTGATGAGACACTGACTCTCGTAGAACGAGCGATTGCGCACAGCCAAGAACAGAAACGCGAGCAAGCCAGTGAAGTCGCTGAAGACACCAATGCGCCAGAAATCATCGGCGAAGCACCTGCGATGCAGGAGGTTTTCCGAGCTATTGGCCGTTTGTCTCGCTCATCGATATCCGTGCTGATCAATGGTGAATCGGGTACGGGTAAAGAGCTGGTTGCCCACGCGCTGCATCGTCATAGCCCAAGAGCCAAGAAACCCTTCATTGCTTTGAACATGGCAGCGATCCCCAAAGATCTGATCGAGTCTGAACTGTTTGGCCACGAGAAAGGCGCCTTTACCGGAGCCAACAGCGTTCGCCAAGGACGTTTCGAACAAGCCAACGGCGGCACACTATTTCTTGATGAGATCGGCGACATGCCACTCGATATTCAGACTCGCTTGTTACGTGTACTTTCTGATGGTCAATTCTATCGTGTAGGTGGACACTCTGCGGTTAAGGTTGACGTGCGTATCGTTGCGGCAACCCACCAAGATCTTGAGCGCTTGGTACATGAAGGTGACTTCCGTGAAGACCTTTTCCACCGCCTCAACGTTATCCGAATCCATATCCCAGCGCTGCGCGAACGTAAACAAGACATTGAAAAGCTAACTCACCACTTCCTAGCATCCGCCGCCGAAGAGCTCGGTGTTGAAGTGAAGACACTGCATCCTGAGACCATTTTGAAACTCAACCAACTCAATTGGCCGGGTAACGTGCGTCAGCTTGAGAACATTTGTCGTTGGCTCACCGTGATGGCGAGCGGCAGCGAAATTCTCCCTTCAGACCTGCCACCAGAGCTGTTGGAAGAAAAAGTGGTGACAACCTCAGGAACTGGGGATAACTGGCAGCAACTGCTCGCTAATTGGGCAAAGTGTGCGCTTGATTCAGGAGAAAAAGAGCTGCTGACTTATGCTCTGCCAGAGTTTGAACGTATACTGCTAGAGGCTGCACTCAACCATACTAATGGTCATAAACAGGATGCAGCTAAGGTTTTGGGATGGGGAAGAAATACCCTAACTCGTAAACTCAAAGAACTGTACTAG
- the glnL gene encoding nitrogen regulation protein NR(II), with the protein MNRSAKSDSIDTHHLSSAILDNMVTSTLMLDEQLYVRYANPAAEQLFSQSARRIVDHPLSQLIQHASLDLALLTQPLQSGQSITDSDVTFVVDNRPLMLEVTVSPISWQRETLLLVEMRKIDQQRRLSQELNQHAQQQAAKLLVRGLAHEIKNPLGGLRGAAQLLGKMLPDQSLNEYTQIIIEQADRLRALVDRLLGPQKPGTKSEENLHQILEKVRQLVELESGSTLAIERDYDPSLPPIVMDSAQVEQAMLNIVSNAAQILKAQDSGKITIRTRTVHQANIHGQRHKLAARIEISDNGPGIPDDLKDTLFYPMVSGREGGTGLGLSISQNLIDQHNGKIDVESWPGNTTFTIYLPI; encoded by the coding sequence GTGAATCGATCAGCCAAAAGCGACAGCATAGATACACATCATCTTTCCAGCGCCATTCTCGACAATATGGTGACTTCGACATTGATGCTCGATGAGCAACTCTATGTGCGATACGCCAATCCGGCGGCTGAACAACTCTTTTCACAAAGTGCGCGACGCATTGTTGATCACCCACTGAGTCAGCTTATCCAACATGCTTCTCTTGATTTGGCATTGCTAACGCAACCGCTACAAAGTGGCCAAAGCATTACCGATAGCGACGTGACCTTTGTTGTTGATAACCGCCCTCTGATGCTTGAGGTAACGGTTAGCCCAATCTCTTGGCAACGTGAGACGCTGTTATTGGTTGAGATGCGCAAGATAGACCAGCAAAGAAGACTCAGCCAAGAGCTTAACCAACACGCACAACAGCAAGCGGCTAAGCTGCTGGTGCGTGGATTAGCTCATGAGATAAAGAACCCACTAGGCGGCTTAAGAGGAGCGGCGCAATTACTTGGCAAGATGCTCCCTGATCAATCTTTGAATGAATACACCCAGATCATTATTGAACAAGCCGACCGCTTAAGAGCCTTGGTCGACCGTCTGCTTGGTCCACAGAAGCCGGGAACCAAGTCAGAAGAGAACCTTCACCAGATACTTGAAAAAGTAAGGCAGTTGGTCGAGCTCGAATCCGGATCCACACTGGCGATTGAGCGAGACTACGATCCAAGCCTGCCACCAATAGTGATGGACTCAGCGCAGGTTGAACAGGCGATGCTCAATATCGTGAGCAATGCGGCGCAGATTTTAAAGGCACAAGATTCGGGCAAAATTACCATTCGCACCAGAACGGTGCATCAAGCCAACATTCATGGTCAGCGACACAAACTCGCTGCACGCATTGAGATCAGCGATAACGGCCCAGGCATCCCCGATGATTTAAAAGACACGCTTTTTTACCCAATGGTTAGCGGACGAGAGGGTGGCACAGGCTTAGGGTTATCGATATCTCAAAACCTGATCGATCAGCACAACGGAAAAATTGATGTTGAAAGTTGGCCAGGTAACACCACATTCACGATTTATCTACCGATTTAG
- a CDS encoding DUF4124 domain-containing protein, with amino-acid sequence MKNILFLIGLTVALSCSAQTVYTWVDEEGVLHFSDNPSAQDAEALRLPDVQASAPAPKFEASTPVDAAASSTTKTAMPAKTQAETETTEREVPTQLVLTMLTPVHDQTIRSNRGLIPVQIELNRKLGIGEQLQLMLDGRRYGAPQTQPNWELKGIDRGTHTIAIQAHRSGKLIASTSPVTVYLHRATLK; translated from the coding sequence ATGAAAAATATACTGTTCCTGATCGGGTTAACAGTCGCACTCTCATGCTCAGCTCAAACAGTATATACCTGGGTAGATGAAGAAGGCGTGCTCCACTTTAGTGATAACCCTAGCGCTCAAGATGCCGAGGCCCTTCGCCTGCCAGATGTGCAAGCTTCAGCACCCGCTCCTAAATTTGAGGCCTCGACTCCGGTTGACGCCGCTGCTTCATCTACAACTAAAACGGCAATGCCAGCTAAAACTCAGGCAGAAACAGAAACCACTGAGCGCGAGGTTCCCACTCAATTAGTACTCACCATGTTGACTCCAGTTCATGACCAAACGATTCGTAGCAACCGTGGGTTAATCCCGGTTCAGATAGAGCTCAACCGAAAACTTGGTATTGGAGAGCAGTTACAATTAATGCTCGATGGCCGTCGTTATGGCGCTCCTCAAACCCAACCTAACTGGGAATTAAAAGGTATCGATCGAGGTACTCACACCATTGCAATTCAAGCACATAGAAGCGGCAAGCTTATTGCATCTACTAGTCCAGTCACCGTGTATTTACATCGAGCGACGCTCAAGTAG
- the glnA gene encoding glutamate--ammonia ligase, translating into MSVENVLSLIQENEVKFIDLRFTDTKGKEQHISIPSHQVDADFFEEGKMFDGSSVAGWKGINESDMVMMPDAASAVLDPFTEDATLNIRCDILEPATMQGYDRDPRSIAKRSEEYLRSTGIADTVLVGPEPEFFLFDDVKFSNDMSGSFFKIDDVEAAWNTGTDFEGGNKGHRPGVKGGYFPVAPVDSSQDIRSAMCLVMEEMGLVVEAHHHEVATAGQNEIATRFNTLTAKADETQIYKYVVHNVAHAFGKTATFMPKPLVGDNGSGMHVHQSLAKDGVNLFAGDKYGGLSEMALYYIGGVIKHARAINAFANPSTNSYKRLVPGFEAPVMLAYSARNRSASIRIPVVPSPKARRIELRFGDPAANPYLCYSAMLMAGLDGIKNKIHPGEAMDKDLYDLPAEEAAEIPTVAESLQEALAALSEDREFLTAGGVFSDDFIDSYIALKSDDVQRVNMATHPLEFELYYSV; encoded by the coding sequence ATGTCAGTAGAAAATGTACTATCCCTGATCCAAGAGAACGAAGTTAAATTTATCGACTTACGTTTTACTGATACAAAAGGTAAAGAGCAGCATATCTCTATTCCTTCTCACCAAGTTGATGCAGACTTCTTCGAAGAAGGCAAAATGTTTGACGGCTCTTCAGTAGCTGGTTGGAAAGGCATTAACGAATCTGACATGGTAATGATGCCAGACGCAGCATCTGCTGTACTGGACCCATTCACAGAAGACGCAACGCTAAACATCCGTTGTGACATTCTTGAGCCTGCAACAATGCAAGGCTACGACCGTGACCCACGCTCTATCGCTAAACGTTCTGAAGAATACCTACGTTCTACAGGTATCGCAGACACAGTTCTAGTTGGTCCAGAGCCAGAGTTCTTCCTATTTGATGACGTTAAGTTCTCAAACGACATGTCTGGTTCTTTCTTCAAGATCGATGACGTAGAAGCAGCTTGGAACACAGGTACTGACTTCGAAGGCGGTAACAAAGGTCACCGTCCTGGCGTTAAAGGCGGTTACTTCCCAGTAGCTCCTGTAGATTCATCTCAAGACATCCGTTCAGCAATGTGTCTAGTAATGGAAGAGATGGGCCTAGTAGTTGAAGCTCACCACCACGAAGTAGCAACTGCGGGTCAAAACGAAATCGCTACTCGCTTCAACACGCTAACAGCGAAAGCTGATGAAACTCAAATCTACAAGTACGTTGTACACAACGTTGCTCACGCATTTGGTAAAACAGCGACATTCATGCCTAAGCCACTAGTTGGTGATAACGGTTCTGGTATGCACGTTCACCAATCTCTAGCAAAAGACGGCGTTAACCTGTTTGCTGGTGATAAGTACGGCGGCCTATCTGAAATGGCTCTTTACTACATCGGTGGTGTAATCAAGCACGCTCGTGCAATCAACGCGTTTGCTAACCCATCAACTAACTCGTACAAGCGTCTTGTACCTGGTTTCGAAGCACCTGTAATGCTTGCTTACTCAGCACGTAACCGTTCTGCTTCTATCCGTATCCCAGTAGTACCAAGCCCTAAAGCACGTCGTATCGAGCTACGTTTTGGTGACCCAGCAGCTAACCCATACCTATGCTACTCAGCAATGCTTATGGCTGGCCTTGACGGCATCAAGAACAAGATTCACCCAGGCGAAGCTATGGATAAAGATCTATACGACCTTCCTGCAGAAGAAGCAGCTGAAATCCCAACAGTTGCAGAATCTCTACAAGAAGCTCTAGCAGCGCTTAGCGAAGACCGTGAGTTCCTAACAGCTGGCGGCGTATTCTCTGACGACTTCATCGATTCTTACATCGCTCTGAAATCTGACGACGTACAACGCGTGAACATGGCTACACACCCACTTGAGTTTGAACTGTACTACTCAGTTTAA